In Candidatus Sedimenticola sp. (ex Thyasira tokunagai), the following proteins share a genomic window:
- a CDS encoding phosphoadenosine phosphosulfate reductase family protein produces the protein MSEKWFDLALKAPADTRHVLGISGGKDSAALAVYIKDNYPQIAEKMEYFFTDTGAELQEVYDTLDKLEAYLGKQINRLSSSRDFKHWLTLHDNMLPSVKARWCTRVLKIKPFEEFVGDDPVISYVGIRADENREGYISHKANIKAVFPFSEDGIVRDDVFSILEESVGIPAYYEWRSRSGCFFCFFQRQDEWLGLKRRHPELFDKALEMEKNVGTRKFDWGTTERVQLGNGYTWHQSGTLEEIVDRAEQKECSANILIKKGKQKWQDILKDEMEDDDPEDQACLICSL, from the coding sequence ATGTCAGAAAAGTGGTTTGATTTAGCCTTAAAGGCACCTGCAGATACACGACATGTGTTGGGTATTTCAGGTGGAAAAGATAGCGCAGCACTAGCGGTCTATATCAAGGACAATTACCCGCAAATCGCCGAGAAGATGGAGTACTTCTTCACCGATACCGGAGCAGAGTTACAAGAAGTCTACGATACTCTGGATAAACTCGAAGCATATCTTGGTAAACAGATCAATCGCTTAAGTAGTAGTCGTGATTTCAAGCACTGGCTAACGTTGCACGACAATATGTTGCCTTCAGTGAAAGCGCGTTGGTGCACCAGGGTATTAAAGATCAAGCCCTTCGAAGAGTTTGTTGGTGATGACCCAGTGATTAGTTACGTAGGTATACGTGCGGATGAAAATAGAGAGGGCTACATAAGCCATAAAGCAAATATCAAAGCGGTTTTTCCATTTTCAGAAGACGGTATTGTGCGTGATGATGTTTTTAGCATTCTGGAAGAATCTGTTGGCATCCCAGCGTATTATGAATGGCGCAGCCGATCTGGCTGTTTTTTCTGCTTTTTCCAACGACAAGATGAATGGCTAGGCCTTAAACGACGTCATCCGGAGCTTTTTGATAAAGCACTAGAGATGGAGAAGAATGTAGGAACCAGAAAGTTTGATTGGGGTACTACTGAGCGTGTTCAATTAGGTAATGGCTATACGTGGCATCAGTCTGGCACGCTTGAGGAAATTGTGGATAGGGCTGAACAGAAAGAATGTTCTGCAAATATATTAATCAAGAAAGGAAAGCAGAAGTGGCAAGATATTCTGAAGGATGAAATGGAAGATGATGATCCGGAAGATCAGGCTTGTTTGATATGTAGTTTATAA
- a CDS encoding IS256 family transposase, giving the protein MSKNNVVKLAGRDTIIDPLTELLRSGAEQLIYQAVEAELLELLAEHTERRTEDGKAGVVRNGHLPARKLQTGLGPVTVEIPKVRAKTGEPVTFRSALVPPYVRKTKSLEAALPWLYLKGISSGEMGEALKVLVGPDATGLSASTVSRLKQVWAEEYRSWCEERLDKEHWVYVWADGVYSGLRAEQTKLCALVVIGVNERGEKHFLAIEDGVRESTQSWREVLLKLKSRGLNPPKLAIGDGAMGFWAALEEVYPETRQQRCWMHKTMNVLNCLPKSAQPKAKQALHNIWQAETQADAEKAFDLFIKTYEPKYPKAAICLHKDREELMAFYHFPAQHWQSIRTSNPIESTFGTIRHRTKRSKGCLSRDGMLHMMFKLGLCAEKKWRRLRGFGYLAKVITGIKFKDGVEVTGVDQVAA; this is encoded by the coding sequence ATGAGTAAGAATAACGTTGTTAAGCTGGCAGGTCGAGATACGATTATCGATCCGCTGACAGAGTTGCTGAGAAGCGGTGCAGAGCAGTTGATCTACCAGGCGGTAGAGGCAGAGTTGCTGGAGCTGTTGGCGGAGCACACCGAGCGACGGACAGAGGATGGCAAGGCGGGTGTGGTGCGTAATGGTCATCTGCCAGCTCGTAAACTGCAGACAGGATTGGGGCCGGTCACGGTCGAGATCCCCAAAGTTCGAGCGAAGACCGGCGAGCCGGTGACGTTCCGATCAGCTCTGGTACCGCCGTATGTACGCAAGACGAAGTCACTGGAAGCGGCGCTGCCGTGGCTCTACCTGAAGGGGATTTCCAGTGGTGAGATGGGTGAGGCCCTGAAAGTGCTGGTGGGTCCGGATGCAACAGGCTTGTCGGCCAGCACGGTATCGCGTCTGAAGCAGGTCTGGGCAGAAGAATATCGGAGCTGGTGTGAGGAGCGCCTGGATAAGGAGCATTGGGTGTATGTGTGGGCAGACGGTGTCTACAGCGGACTGAGAGCAGAGCAGACGAAGCTGTGTGCCCTGGTGGTGATCGGTGTGAATGAGCGTGGTGAGAAGCATTTTCTGGCAATTGAGGATGGTGTGCGGGAGTCCACGCAGAGCTGGCGGGAGGTACTGTTGAAGCTGAAGTCACGCGGACTGAACCCGCCCAAATTGGCGATCGGTGACGGTGCCATGGGCTTCTGGGCTGCGCTGGAGGAAGTATATCCTGAGACGCGCCAGCAGCGCTGCTGGATGCACAAGACCATGAACGTGCTGAACTGCCTGCCAAAGTCAGCTCAGCCGAAAGCGAAGCAGGCACTGCATAACATCTGGCAGGCGGAGACTCAGGCCGATGCGGAAAAGGCCTTTGATCTGTTTATCAAAACGTATGAGCCGAAGTATCCGAAGGCTGCCATCTGTCTGCACAAAGACCGAGAGGAACTGATGGCTTTCTATCACTTTCCGGCACAGCACTGGCAGAGCATTCGGACCAGCAATCCGATTGAATCAACCTTCGGGACAATCCGCCATCGAACCAAGCGTTCCAAGGGCTGCCTATCGCGTGACGGCATGCTACACATGATGTTCAAACTCGGCCTGTGTGCCGAGAAGAAGTGGAGACGATTACGGGGTTTCGGTTACCTGGCGAAGGTGATAACCGGAATCAAATTTAAAGATGGTGTTGAGGTAACAGGAGTCGATCAGGTCGCCGCTTGA
- a CDS encoding HEPN domain-containing protein has translation MIEPLDYNNLKRRQREIRDGFHVNLALRVHRALSWLQRAEQELDDGDARFLFLWIALNAAYANDIHDRTGFGERRVLINFLNRLIGFDEETLLYRIVWEEFPTSIRLLIDNKFVFQPFWDYHNGRQNNQWEKEFLRSRAAAHQALGRLETKKVLAVVFDRLYVLRNQLIHGGATWNSSVNRNQVRDGAAILDRLVPAIIQLMMDSGGAVWGEPCYPVVDG, from the coding sequence ATGATCGAGCCGTTGGATTATAACAACCTGAAACGGCGCCAACGTGAGATCCGGGATGGTTTTCATGTGAACCTTGCGCTCCGTGTCCACCGAGCCTTGAGCTGGCTGCAACGTGCCGAACAGGAGTTGGACGATGGTGATGCCCGTTTTCTCTTTCTCTGGATTGCACTCAACGCTGCCTATGCCAACGATATCCATGATCGGACCGGTTTCGGCGAACGTCGGGTGCTGATCAATTTTCTCAATCGGCTGATAGGGTTCGATGAAGAGACCTTGCTCTATCGGATCGTCTGGGAGGAGTTTCCCACCTCCATTCGGCTGCTGATCGACAATAAATTCGTTTTCCAGCCATTCTGGGATTACCACAACGGCAGGCAAAATAACCAATGGGAGAAGGAATTTCTACGCAGCCGGGCTGCCGCCCACCAGGCACTTGGCCGCTTGGAGACCAAAAAGGTGCTTGCTGTGGTGTTCGATCGGCTCTACGTCCTTCGAAACCAGTTAATCCACGGGGGTGCGACTTGGAATAGTAGTGTCAACCGCAATCAGGTCAGAGATGGTGCTGCAATCCTTGATCGTCTAGTACCAGCTATCATCCAGCTTATGATGGATAGCGGTGGTGCCGTGTGGGGCGAACCCTGCTATCCGGTGGTCGACGGGTGA
- a CDS encoding ParA family protein, which produces MALKITITSTKGGVGKTTLSANLGAILADLGQKVLLVDADVQPTLSSYFQLDRRARHGLSHLITTASTNDIISRTVIERLELIYSDDPQGKLENWLLHAPDGRVRLRYLLSNLDDTYDVILIDTQGAIGVLQDAAVLAADFLLSPIPPEILSAREFSRGTIAMIERLRPMVNMGAPVGPLRGVIYRQDRTVDARLIAQQLKRETFGPSKGAITILDTAIPNTVAYREAATKRIPVHRWETRRPGPTASAHETMLTLVHELFPHLEGAALNGEPTGASSATVGEKFQ; this is translated from the coding sequence ATGGCGCTGAAGATCACCATTACCAGCACCAAAGGCGGTGTCGGCAAGACCACCCTGTCAGCAAACCTGGGCGCCATCCTGGCTGATCTCGGTCAAAAGGTTCTTTTGGTCGATGCCGATGTCCAGCCCACACTGTCCAGTTATTTTCAACTGGACCGGCGTGCCCGGCATGGGCTTTCGCATCTCATTACCACCGCCTCCACAAATGACATCATCAGCCGGACGGTTATAGAGAGGCTGGAGCTGATCTACTCCGATGATCCCCAGGGCAAACTCGAAAACTGGCTGCTGCATGCACCGGACGGTCGCGTCCGGCTCCGCTATCTGCTCAGCAACCTGGATGATACCTACGATGTCATTCTCATCGATACCCAAGGGGCCATTGGGGTGTTGCAGGATGCCGCCGTTCTTGCGGCCGATTTTCTGTTATCGCCCATTCCACCAGAGATTCTCTCGGCCCGCGAGTTCTCACGCGGCACCATCGCCATGATCGAACGGCTGCGCCCCATGGTGAACATGGGCGCGCCGGTTGGTCCCTTGAGGGGGGTTATCTACCGCCAGGATCGCACCGTTGACGCCAGGCTTATCGCACAGCAACTCAAACGCGAGACCTTCGGCCCCTCGAAGGGCGCTATCACCATTCTCGATACAGCCATCCCCAACACCGTGGCCTACCGGGAAGCGGCAACAAAACGTATTCCGGTCCACCGCTGGGAGACCAGACGGCCCGGACCGACCGCCAGTGCACACGAGACCATGCTGACCCTGGTCCATGAACTCTTTCCCCATCTGGAAGGCGCCGCCCTGAATGGCGAACCGACTGGCGCAAGTTCGGCAACCGTTGGGGAGAAATTCCAATGA
- a CDS encoding STY4526/YPO1902 family pathogenicity island replication protein, producing MEKRGTTFISATNSKSAGSQGLIQAEFHLELAHQIMRYIGRLAADGNCKQLSELGLEPTDMDRLSRMNIPETNRLSRLSPHYLNTAGLINRDKLMLAIDYLEREREQIETIETLIRLKATLPLLNLIYSMEREEFVQRRKLLDVTDQGGRIRHLTEPEESQVYRMWSQNKHLKIPDRLILIGQQTKIPLGSVFHFLCTFAADEFHQPM from the coding sequence ATGGAGAAACGGGGAACCACATTTATATCTGCAACAAACAGCAAATCAGCTGGCAGCCAGGGTTTGATCCAGGCGGAGTTTCATCTGGAACTCGCCCATCAGATCATGCGTTATATCGGCCGATTGGCGGCGGATGGAAATTGCAAGCAACTGTCAGAGCTTGGACTTGAGCCGACCGATATGGACCGGCTCAGCCGGATGAACATCCCGGAAACCAACAGGCTCTCCCGACTCTCACCCCATTATCTGAATACCGCTGGTCTCATCAACCGTGACAAGCTCATGTTAGCCATCGACTACCTTGAACGGGAGCGGGAACAAATAGAGACCATCGAAACACTCATCCGCCTCAAGGCCACGCTGCCGCTGTTGAATTTGATCTATTCCATGGAGCGGGAAGAGTTCGTGCAACGGCGCAAACTACTGGACGTAACCGACCAGGGCGGGCGCATCCGACACCTGACCGAACCGGAAGAATCACAGGTATACCGCATGTGGTCTCAAAACAAACATCTAAAAATACCCGACAGGCTGATCTTAATCGGTCAACAGACCAAAATCCCGCTTGGCTCAGTATTCCATTTTCTCTGCACCTTCGCCGCGGACGAATTTCATCAACCGATGTAG
- a CDS encoding DUF4007 family protein: MEFNPNKVGFGRHETFALRYSWLTKGFLALQNDPKIFSNDDAVVNLGVGRNMVNAIRFWLSASRLATQTQDGYFSTPLGEAIFDKDGYDPYLEDEATIWLIHWLIATNPEQATAWYWFFNRFHKPVFTSQEASTALLEFAKQNVLGKYSQTTVKNDALVLLRMYARSRGNTNKPLEEALDSPLSILNLVSQAPGGRTYFSHQADREGLPLGIFGFAVTELFQTVGKQALPIDELMYAKDGNPSLGAVFRLTENALITKLERLIQQVPELFELRETAGIHQLYLMGEIEPADMLAFHYESMGREVAA, from the coding sequence ATGGAATTTAACCCTAATAAAGTAGGATTTGGTCGGCATGAAACATTTGCGTTACGATACAGCTGGTTAACCAAGGGTTTTTTGGCGTTACAAAACGACCCGAAAATTTTCTCCAATGATGATGCCGTTGTTAATCTAGGAGTAGGCCGAAACATGGTTAACGCCATTCGTTTTTGGCTTTCCGCATCACGTCTTGCTACGCAGACTCAAGATGGCTATTTTTCAACCCCGCTAGGGGAGGCCATCTTTGATAAGGATGGTTATGATCCCTATCTAGAAGATGAAGCAACTATCTGGCTTATCCATTGGCTAATAGCTACTAACCCAGAGCAAGCTACTGCATGGTATTGGTTCTTCAATCGATTCCATAAGCCAGTATTTACCTCCCAAGAGGCATCTACCGCCCTGCTTGAATTTGCCAAACAAAATGTTCTGGGAAAGTATTCGCAGACTACAGTCAAGAATGACGCGCTGGTTTTGTTGCGTATGTACGCGCGGTCTAGAGGCAATACCAACAAGCCACTTGAAGAAGCCCTAGATTCTCCTCTGTCAATATTAAACCTGGTCTCTCAGGCTCCTGGTGGTCGGACTTATTTTTCCCATCAAGCAGATCGAGAAGGCTTACCTCTTGGTATTTTTGGTTTTGCCGTTACAGAGTTATTTCAGACGGTTGGAAAACAAGCCTTGCCGATTGATGAACTCATGTACGCAAAAGATGGCAATCCATCGCTGGGTGCAGTATTCCGACTCACTGAGAATGCACTGATCACTAAGCTAGAACGGCTCATTCAACAAGTACCAGAACTATTTGAATTGCGCGAAACTGCTGGTATTCACCAATTGTACCTAATGGGTGAGATTGAACCTGCTGATATGCTTGCCTTCCATTATGAGAGTATGGGTAGGGAGGTGGCGGCATGA
- a CDS encoding flagellar transcriptional regulator FlhD, whose amino-acid sequence MQEADQDIVNLNISWLFKARELARSNHTKAAIIFGFDEILAERISRLSIEELQSIARSGVMVFQPRFHPKFWHEIFDGGHGTSLGIRFQTVLMAAEEASDR is encoded by the coding sequence ATGCAGGAAGCTGACCAAGATATCGTTAACCTGAACATCTCATGGCTCTTTAAAGCAAGAGAACTCGCAAGATCCAATCATACAAAAGCCGCTATCATATTCGGTTTCGACGAGATCCTGGCAGAGAGGATTTCACGATTATCCATTGAGGAGTTGCAAAGCATCGCTCGCTCCGGAGTCATGGTGTTCCAACCTCGCTTTCATCCGAAGTTCTGGCACGAGATATTCGATGGTGGCCATGGAACCTCACTCGGCATCAGATTTCAGACCGTGTTGATGGCTGCTGAGGAAGCTTCAGACCGATGA
- a CDS encoding single-stranded DNA-binding protein has translation MSANFNGTGNLGNTPTLRHVRIEDEERPVCEFRVFFDRSKPDGEGGYQDIGGFWLTVNVWGKRAQAVARHLTKGARIKVVGRLRQDSWEEKETGEPRVEIRLDADDVTLALSRIEQVRFVPKAQSGETGDVTAT, from the coding sequence ATGTCAGCAAATTTCAACGGCACCGGTAATCTGGGCAACACCCCCACCCTGCGTCATGTCCGGATCGAGGACGAAGAGCGTCCGGTCTGTGAATTTCGTGTCTTCTTCGACCGCAGCAAGCCGGATGGCGAAGGCGGCTACCAGGATATCGGTGGTTTCTGGCTAACCGTAAACGTCTGGGGCAAGCGGGCGCAGGCGGTCGCCAGACATCTTACCAAAGGCGCCCGCATCAAAGTCGTAGGCCGTCTGCGGCAGGACAGCTGGGAGGAGAAGGAGACCGGAGAACCCCGTGTCGAGATCAGGCTCGACGCCGATGATGTAACCCTGGCCCTGAGCCGGATCGAGCAGGTCAGGTTCGTTCCGAAAGCACAAAGCGGCGAGACTGGTGATGTCACTGCCACCTGA
- a CDS encoding FlhC family transcriptional regulator, which translates to MLIHRGMRISIVSSITGINPKILRELHHDIHGRGPVAGQLPSTGGILSTRTMQATASVFASLYRSVGGPGILDGINLDALITAHDLYLEFCRSMITITPNTLPMNITQAWIIARDIGIGAAYFRNCHHCRIHYLLPDDSRLSPTCPICALKKRGSGQPLTMD; encoded by the coding sequence ATGCTGATCCACCGAGGAATGCGGATTTCCATTGTGAGTTCCATCACCGGCATCAATCCAAAAATCCTACGCGAGTTGCATCATGATATCCACGGTAGAGGGCCGGTGGCTGGCCAGTTGCCGTCAACTGGAGGCATCCTTTCTACCAGGACCATGCAAGCAACGGCCTCTGTTTTTGCATCCCTATACCGTTCAGTAGGCGGCCCCGGCATCTTGGATGGAATCAATCTGGATGCACTCATTACCGCCCATGATCTCTACCTCGAATTTTGCCGGAGTATGATCACCATCACTCCCAATACACTACCCATGAATATCACCCAAGCCTGGATCATCGCCAGGGATATCGGTATCGGGGCCGCTTACTTCCGTAATTGCCACCACTGCCGCATCCATTATCTATTACCGGATGACTCCCGCCTGTCACCTACCTGCCCTATATGCGCGTTGAAAAAGCGAGGTTCTGGGCAACCGTTAACCATGGATTGA
- a CDS encoding STY4528 family pathogenicity island replication protein, which produces MSSNTDNTDISPRIRGITALVEEAVTQLRAREAAPFEDNEQSETNEERGALLYFGNWQDPIPRLLILDRALDASDVRLWAYLRTLFTQPGMPTVFPGYREIQQDLPMARATLAGCISTLRATRWITRCTTVRDAKGRFKGNIYALHEEPLSLADTLHLDNEYMTFLARATQHGYKRVRTIASAVLDTIRDRIGQDGDITSSPSVLKQAECRLLESRSISRTSAKTGRARIDSGWSAIGAVQTESLNITNLSTEEPEAEVIHSHDPGSESELGGIQGENRKKTQVQNLNSVKPAQINQVQNLNSVENSEKQPSSKSELGAIIKKHPGSNSELGENKNLGTSKGSSSGSSFIYKKTTTTPSTKIPHARAEQNTPSDSLILPSALKPNERPLAVMQIQRIPEEIRQDVLDQLAADLNNKNRKEPVRDPVAYLHTLCRRVLSGEFELTSRGLAIKEQRKRETIRQQHERQATETHARRLEARLENLRRQSEDEAQ; this is translated from the coding sequence ATGTCCAGCAATACCGATAATACCGACATCTCTCCCCGGATCCGCGGCATAACCGCCTTGGTGGAAGAGGCCGTCACCCAACTCAGGGCGCGTGAGGCAGCTCCGTTCGAAGACAACGAACAAAGTGAGACAAACGAAGAGAGAGGCGCCCTGCTCTATTTCGGCAACTGGCAGGACCCGATCCCCCGACTGCTGATCCTAGACCGGGCACTGGACGCCAGCGACGTCAGACTCTGGGCCTATCTGCGGACCCTGTTTACCCAACCCGGCATGCCAACGGTCTTTCCAGGCTACCGGGAAATCCAACAGGATCTACCCATGGCCCGAGCGACCCTGGCCGGTTGTATCTCAACCCTCCGGGCGACGCGCTGGATCACACGCTGCACCACCGTAAGAGATGCCAAAGGCCGGTTCAAGGGCAACATCTACGCCCTGCATGAAGAGCCGCTCAGCCTGGCGGATACCCTCCATCTCGACAACGAATACATGACCTTTCTGGCCAGAGCCACTCAGCATGGCTACAAGCGGGTACGGACGATTGCAAGCGCCGTACTCGATACCATCCGTGATCGAATTGGCCAGGACGGCGACATCACCTCATCGCCCAGTGTGTTGAAGCAGGCCGAATGCAGGCTCCTCGAATCCAGGTCCATCAGCCGGACAAGCGCTAAAACAGGCAGAGCGCGGATCGATAGCGGCTGGTCCGCCATTGGTGCCGTACAGACTGAATCACTGAATATTACAAACCTTTCAACAGAGGAGCCTGAAGCAGAAGTTATCCACAGCCATGATCCAGGTTCAGAATCTGAACTTGGTGGAATTCAGGGGGAAAACCGGAAAAAGACCCAGGTTCAAAATCTGAACTCCGTGAAACCGGCGCAAATCAACCAAGTTCAAAATCTGAACTCGGTGGAAAACAGCGAAAAACAACCAAGTTCAAAATCTGAACTCGGTGCAATCATCAAAAAACATCCCGGTTCAAATTCTGAACTCGGTGAAAACAAAAATCTGGGAACGTCTAAAGGAAGTAGTAGTGGTAGTAGTTTTATTTATAAAAAAACTACTACTACACCTAGTACCAAGATTCCGCACGCGCGTGCGGAGCAGAATACCCCCTCGGACAGTTTGATTCTCCCATCCGCACTCAAGCCGAATGAACGGCCACTGGCAGTCATGCAGATCCAGCGCATTCCGGAGGAGATACGCCAGGATGTACTCGACCAATTGGCGGCTGATCTCAACAACAAAAACCGCAAGGAGCCAGTACGCGATCCGGTAGCCTATCTCCACACGCTCTGCAGGCGTGTCCTGTCGGGCGAATTCGAACTAACCAGCAGGGGATTGGCGATAAAGGAACAACGGAAACGTGAAACCATCAGGCAGCAGCATGAACGACAGGCCACCGAAACGCATGCCCGCAGACTTGAAGCGCGCCTGGAAAACCTCCGGCGGCAATCCGAGGATGAGGCGCAATAA
- a CDS encoding TIGR03761 family integrating conjugative element protein produces the protein MVTPSTARQIEDSDETQPTRELPDNADPVVDYKTATDRPGRLRGTSHLTIETRQAQRLVYGRAQSEDQQGIIGLVKFAMIMGRIWRAAELDDPYADWYLLQIHESLTTAQAEIKQVTGQVQDRLKSVSGVDIDVAHSLEPVQVPLHFPNAYGYMGGYLIADYDTLVRSVLTAVHVALMTRDEGKRLLHNCGRMIRRGFLLPTRWKYCIVTRDDISQTTQRGAMAVEAMGELPQEILDENRRAPHAPTIRKPGNRPKPSATVDLLDDGDDDEENDGSKEEPNAG, from the coding sequence ATGGTGACACCATCAACCGCACGGCAAATCGAAGACAGTGATGAAACACAACCCACCCGCGAATTACCTGATAACGCGGATCCAGTGGTGGACTACAAGACCGCCACCGACCGCCCAGGCCGGCTCCGGGGTACATCCCATCTAACGATCGAAACCCGCCAGGCCCAGCGTCTGGTTTACGGGCGCGCCCAGAGCGAGGATCAGCAGGGCATCATCGGCCTGGTCAAGTTCGCCATGATCATGGGGCGGATCTGGCGTGCCGCCGAACTGGATGATCCATATGCCGACTGGTACCTGCTGCAGATCCATGAGTCCCTGACCACCGCCCAAGCCGAGATCAAACAGGTGACCGGCCAAGTCCAGGATCGGCTGAAATCCGTATCCGGCGTCGACATCGACGTCGCCCATTCCCTTGAGCCGGTTCAGGTCCCACTCCATTTTCCCAATGCCTATGGCTACATGGGCGGCTATCTGATCGCCGATTACGATACCCTGGTGCGGAGCGTACTGACCGCCGTTCATGTCGCTCTGATGACACGGGACGAAGGCAAGCGGCTACTACACAACTGCGGCCGCATGATCCGCCGAGGCTTCCTGCTGCCCACCCGATGGAAATACTGCATCGTCACCCGTGATGATATTAGTCAGACCACCCAGCGCGGGGCCATGGCCGTTGAGGCCATGGGTGAGCTGCCCCAGGAGATCCTGGATGAAAACCGTCGTGCACCCCATGCGCCAACGATACGCAAGCCCGGCAACAGACCAAAACCATCGGCAACAGTAGACCTGTTGGATGACGGCGATGACGATGAAGAGAATGATGGCAGTAAGGAAGAACCGAATGCGGGTTGA
- a CDS encoding FlhC family transcriptional regulator, translating to MNTPALSRHVLQAVPSCAEPMSCTQCDAGLCLYSKKVLEAVHLMQLGARAGLVSQLTGLEKATANRLYRQLHGTPSPPGQVPFTDAWYRINDKRMLHTNIVWRLHQRLSQTERSKGRILINLFETYTQLVAKPLLNLTRTAFVPQLMAMDTWHERRCESCGIHYATPIESNSTFCPGCLLYHRHRCYQCGTALSPKRGGRRLANCGHCGAELMGGIRH from the coding sequence ATGAATACACCCGCCCTATCCCGCCACGTCCTCCAGGCTGTGCCGTCTTGCGCAGAACCCATGAGCTGCACCCAGTGTGATGCCGGGCTTTGTCTTTACTCCAAAAAAGTCCTGGAGGCCGTCCATCTGATGCAGCTCGGCGCCCGTGCGGGACTGGTCAGCCAACTCACCGGGCTGGAGAAGGCTACGGCAAACCGACTGTACCGCCAGTTACACGGTACACCTTCTCCACCGGGCCAAGTACCATTTACGGATGCCTGGTACCGGATAAACGATAAGCGCATGTTGCATACCAACATCGTCTGGCGCCTGCACCAGCGGCTGTCACAGACGGAACGCAGCAAGGGCCGCATACTGATCAATTTGTTCGAGACCTACACACAGCTTGTTGCAAAACCACTGCTCAATCTGACCCGTACAGCATTCGTACCACAGCTCATGGCCATGGATACATGGCATGAACGTCGGTGTGAATCATGCGGAATACACTACGCCACGCCGATAGAGAGCAATAGCACGTTTTGCCCCGGTTGCCTGCTCTATCACCGCCATCGGTGCTACCAGTGTGGTACCGCATTGTCACCAAAACGCGGGGGCCGCCGCCTTGCAAACTGTGGTCATTGCGGAGCCGAACTCATGGGGGGAATCCGGCATTGA